From Frateuria aurantia DSM 6220, one genomic window encodes:
- a CDS encoding UvrD-helicase domain-containing protein, with the protein MNPFDRARIQANNTRSTLVAASGMLHPTSEQLLAGVEQALGLMVEPVSPGYYALGGGDAYIQRCYLTILIRNDVSAQDRAYLLAHELGHWYLDPPLAPTGSTPTPARVSDLAGSASQGTAVLEGYGAWERQELQANVFARELLLPRSFARALWHNGWRSRAIANHFCLPLELVRQQLADALLLPDVPALPVAPTHPPSDAQRLAAQAPERYVNVVAGPGTGKTTTLVHRVAHLIATGVPASRILVMTFTNRAAQELVERLTAGSAPNAAQIWAGTFHSFGLEILRKHHHLFNLTPQIKIADLLQQVRLLAGELPNLRLNYFFRLRNPYDWLPDVLKIIHRLKEELIFPDQYAAIVQALPAVEEDVARERGDIVTLYRAYEAALRRDGWVDQPDLLVRPTLMARDDRPTLAPFLEQFDHVLVDEYQDVNHVMVEFVKLIGPIQRNLWVVGDIRQAIHHWRGASIQSLLKFDEAYSTRRDDASLQRYTLDINRRSSPEILRLVQKAGTTHVLQPIQPLDQVFPSRAASGLLPTLVRTSSKPKQQSMVAAQVEQARSAGYRYGSQGVISATNAQVDELALALEQAGIPVLHVGDLSQRVEVKEFMCFMQLLARRSPSALLGLQRQPDFSMPIADIQLLMGLSKQGFEHQRGRWLRTSAPVPGLSPKGQQVVQALRTLLQGNSRSSRPWAFVCDLMFEQGHGMGSLSDDSVAAQIRRLAIWQFLYGVRNTDGVGSQATLSKYLIRKDFQRYIGQRSGERVLPPEAAAIDAVRVMTVHGSKGLEFDVVHMANVELSRYGAEPPAWSNERQGLLLPPEALNSTPQMRSEGEAIERNNLLYVGLSRAKNLLRVYCGPDDSTVPRSLLDPAVIARYTGALIPAVPEPAPRHRPLVTPASISYAALDGFMTCPLQYHYGYELNFPAEQEMDVSMRAIKSVLVGLEYFYRDGMAPDQAFSQAWQEKSLPTFQEDGALSEDAWDAFGRGTALLPCVAQYVPESTTSVNGQNITMPWMLRDTEGGLIWLRTGMNLNKVAKNVRPIMENLGGGSRCQRMTLHSLSSGRTESCIPSAKASSTSLYKSVSALRASDRTARKGRHCDRCAYSTICAQRP; encoded by the coding sequence ATGAATCCCTTCGACCGAGCGCGAATTCAAGCCAACAACACTCGGTCGACCTTGGTGGCCGCAAGCGGTATGCTGCATCCGACCAGTGAGCAGTTACTGGCCGGCGTTGAACAGGCGCTGGGCTTGATGGTTGAGCCAGTATCGCCCGGTTACTACGCCCTTGGCGGCGGTGATGCGTATATCCAACGTTGCTACCTAACCATTCTGATTCGCAATGATGTCTCGGCCCAAGATCGGGCTTACCTTTTGGCTCATGAACTTGGCCATTGGTATCTGGATCCGCCCTTGGCACCTACGGGCTCCACGCCGACGCCTGCACGTGTCAGTGACTTGGCGGGCTCTGCGAGTCAAGGTACTGCGGTTCTTGAAGGGTATGGAGCCTGGGAGCGCCAGGAACTCCAAGCCAACGTGTTCGCGCGGGAATTGCTGCTACCTCGTTCATTCGCTAGGGCGCTTTGGCACAACGGCTGGCGATCGCGCGCCATAGCAAATCACTTCTGCTTACCCCTAGAGCTCGTCCGGCAGCAGTTGGCAGATGCATTGCTGCTGCCTGATGTGCCTGCGCTTCCAGTGGCTCCGACGCACCCTCCCAGTGATGCTCAGCGTCTTGCCGCTCAAGCGCCTGAGCGGTACGTCAATGTCGTTGCGGGGCCTGGCACAGGGAAGACAACAACTCTGGTGCACAGGGTCGCTCATCTGATCGCCACTGGCGTGCCTGCCAGCCGAATTTTGGTCATGACGTTCACCAACCGCGCAGCCCAGGAGCTTGTTGAACGGCTTACTGCTGGGAGCGCGCCTAATGCGGCCCAGATCTGGGCGGGAACGTTTCACTCATTCGGGCTTGAGATCCTTCGCAAGCACCATCACCTGTTCAACCTCACACCTCAGATCAAAATCGCCGATCTCTTGCAGCAGGTACGATTGTTGGCCGGCGAGCTGCCCAATCTGCGGCTGAATTACTTCTTCAGGCTCCGTAACCCCTACGATTGGCTGCCTGACGTACTCAAGATCATCCACCGGCTGAAGGAAGAGCTGATCTTCCCAGATCAATACGCCGCGATCGTACAGGCGTTGCCAGCCGTCGAAGAGGATGTCGCTCGTGAGCGTGGTGACATCGTTACCCTCTATCGGGCGTATGAGGCTGCGTTACGTCGGGATGGCTGGGTAGACCAGCCAGATCTGTTGGTTCGCCCAACGCTCATGGCACGTGATGATCGCCCCACTCTGGCGCCGTTTCTGGAGCAGTTCGACCACGTGTTAGTCGATGAGTATCAGGACGTCAATCACGTCATGGTCGAATTCGTGAAGCTGATCGGTCCCATCCAGCGCAACCTTTGGGTGGTGGGCGACATTCGCCAGGCTATTCACCATTGGCGGGGCGCTTCGATTCAGAGCTTGCTCAAATTCGATGAGGCCTACTCCACACGACGCGATGATGCATCCCTGCAACGCTACACGCTGGACATCAACCGGCGCTCGTCTCCGGAGATCTTGCGCCTTGTCCAAAAGGCCGGCACGACTCACGTCCTTCAGCCCATCCAGCCGTTGGATCAGGTTTTTCCCTCACGCGCAGCGAGCGGGCTTCTACCAACTTTGGTGCGTACCTCGTCGAAACCCAAACAGCAGAGTATGGTCGCGGCCCAGGTCGAACAGGCCAGAAGCGCCGGGTACCGATATGGCAGCCAAGGCGTTATCAGCGCCACGAACGCCCAAGTTGATGAGTTGGCGCTAGCGCTTGAGCAGGCAGGGATTCCCGTTCTTCATGTCGGCGATTTGAGCCAGCGTGTGGAGGTCAAGGAGTTCATGTGCTTCATGCAACTCCTAGCTCGGCGAAGCCCCAGTGCACTGTTGGGCCTTCAGAGACAACCTGACTTCAGCATGCCTATCGCCGATATCCAGCTGCTGATGGGACTCTCTAAACAGGGGTTTGAGCATCAGCGTGGCCGTTGGCTGCGAACCTCTGCACCAGTCCCAGGGCTCTCCCCTAAAGGGCAGCAGGTCGTACAGGCGCTGCGCACCCTGCTGCAGGGTAACTCACGTAGTTCACGTCCTTGGGCCTTTGTCTGCGATCTTATGTTCGAGCAAGGCCATGGCATGGGCTCGCTTTCTGATGATTCTGTTGCGGCCCAAATTCGGCGCCTCGCCATCTGGCAGTTTCTCTATGGCGTGCGTAATACCGATGGCGTCGGCAGCCAGGCCACCTTATCGAAGTATCTGATCAGGAAAGACTTCCAGCGCTACATTGGCCAGCGTTCCGGAGAGCGCGTGTTGCCACCAGAGGCAGCAGCTATCGATGCGGTCAGGGTCATGACGGTTCATGGCAGCAAAGGCCTTGAATTCGATGTCGTGCACATGGCCAACGTTGAGCTATCGCGCTATGGCGCAGAGCCACCCGCCTGGTCTAACGAGCGCCAAGGACTTCTGCTTCCCCCGGAGGCTCTCAATAGCACACCGCAAATGCGGTCTGAAGGTGAAGCGATCGAGCGCAACAACCTACTGTATGTAGGCCTATCCCGCGCGAAGAATCTACTGCGAGTGTATTGCGGGCCGGATGACTCGACCGTGCCTCGCTCCCTGCTTGACCCGGCTGTTATTGCTCGGTACACGGGAGCGCTTATACCAGCAGTGCCTGAACCAGCACCGCGCCATCGCCCCCTGGTTACGCCTGCTAGCATCAGCTATGCCGCCTTGGATGGCTTCATGACCTGTCCGCTCCAGTACCACTACGGTTATGAGCTCAACTTCCCGGCTGAGCAGGAGATGGACGTCTCCATGCGTGCCATAAAATCCGTACTTGTCGGGCTTGAATACTTCTATCGGGATGGTATGGCGCCCGATCAGGCGTTTTCACAGGCATGGCAGGAGAAGTCACTACCTACTTTCCAAGAGGACGGAGCACTGTCTGAGGATGCCTGGGATGCATTCGGTCGCGGAACTGCGCTACTCCCATGCGTGGCGCAGTACGTTCCTGAAAGCACTACGAGTGTGAACGGCCAGAACATCACCATGCCTTGGATGCTACGCGACAC
- a CDS encoding TauD/TfdA family dioxygenase → MIDDHFAGAIHRAVSEWMRGNPLGVCLSALDHPDALGATLRPEIEALLAQANVSLHDIQQRAWTMPLIHLRSAFEVGDLPETPAAFIPVPDDESTIAARACSIACLAVLNSDTISYGSENDGHLFVNLVPFRGEGEMAEKSKGSMRGHTDAVYFPVRGQLHELDKRIAPSPDFVCLSGLRNPDQIATTVMPLSVVLSQLSKHDIKELTKPQYVIRPQKTFTSGLKLIFGDTSPLAQPMKDIQLLFEAGDGYWIRYSHSASDSDYDSEAATSAAERFEQACLTCSTAVVIAPGDILIVNNRLGLHGRGVVGGEAGGTSRWLLRTYGLDTRKLNPAQRYLDSPYKLFP, encoded by the coding sequence TTGATTGACGATCATTTTGCAGGAGCCATTCACAGGGCTGTAAGTGAATGGATGCGTGGAAACCCCTTGGGCGTATGCTTATCAGCGCTTGACCACCCTGACGCCTTGGGGGCTACCCTGCGCCCCGAGATCGAAGCGCTGCTCGCTCAAGCCAATGTGAGTCTGCACGACATTCAGCAACGTGCTTGGACTATGCCCCTGATTCATCTGCGATCGGCGTTTGAGGTTGGGGACCTGCCAGAAACCCCTGCCGCCTTCATTCCCGTCCCTGACGACGAAAGCACCATCGCGGCGCGAGCTTGTTCTATTGCCTGCTTGGCAGTGCTCAACTCCGACACGATTTCCTACGGATCTGAAAATGACGGGCATCTGTTCGTGAATCTCGTACCGTTCCGTGGCGAAGGCGAAATGGCTGAAAAGTCCAAGGGCAGCATGCGCGGTCATACCGACGCGGTCTACTTCCCCGTACGTGGGCAGCTACATGAGCTGGACAAGCGTATCGCCCCATCACCTGACTTTGTCTGCCTGAGTGGCCTACGCAATCCGGATCAAATCGCAACGACTGTAATGCCCTTAAGCGTTGTGCTGAGTCAATTGTCTAAGCATGACATTAAGGAGCTGACCAAGCCCCAGTACGTGATTCGTCCGCAAAAAACGTTCACCTCCGGTCTAAAGTTGATTTTTGGCGACACGAGCCCTCTCGCACAGCCCATGAAGGACATCCAGCTACTTTTCGAAGCAGGGGATGGCTACTGGATTCGTTACAGCCACAGCGCGAGCGATTCAGACTATGACTCAGAGGCTGCCACATCTGCGGCGGAGCGATTCGAGCAGGCTTGCCTGACATGCTCAACAGCCGTGGTCATCGCCCCTGGCGACATCTTGATCGTCAATAACCGTCTTGGGCTTCATGGACGCGGCGTTGTTGGAGGTGAGGCAGGAGGTACCTCTCGATGGCTGCTGCGCACCTACGGCTTGGATACCCGTAAACTCAATCCAGCGCAGCGCTATCTGGACAGCCCATACAAGCTCTTTCCATGA
- the dnaQ gene encoding DNA polymerase III subunit epsilon: MSRIVLLDTETTGISYRMGDRIIEIGAVEMIDGRLTGREYHTYLQPDHPVHWAARRVHGISDAMLIGKPRFASQAESLLDFVRGSEMVAHNAAFDTGFIDNELRLMGHGSSLAEHCRITCSLKLARARFPGMPNKLDDLLQRFAISHQRNKHGALLDAQLLAQVLMRLRPGVPA; the protein is encoded by the coding sequence ATGAGCCGTATCGTGCTGCTGGATACCGAGACCACGGGTATCTCGTATCGCATGGGTGACCGCATCATCGAGATCGGTGCGGTGGAAATGATTGACGGGCGGTTGACCGGACGCGAGTACCACACCTATCTGCAGCCGGACCATCCGGTGCATTGGGCGGCGCGGCGCGTGCATGGCATCAGTGATGCCATGCTGATCGGCAAGCCGCGGTTTGCCAGCCAGGCCGAATCACTGCTGGATTTCGTGAGGGGAAGTGAAATGGTGGCCCACAACGCGGCCTTCGACACCGGCTTTATCGACAACGAACTGCGACTTATGGGGCATGGCAGCAGCTTGGCCGAGCACTGCCGGATCACCTGCAGTCTGAAGCTGGCACGGGCCCGCTTCCCGGGCATGCCCAACAAGCTGGATGACTTGTTGCAGCGATTCGCGATCAGCCATCAGCGCAACAAGCACGGGGCCTTGCTGGATGCGCAACTGCTGGCCCAGGTGCTGATGCGGCTGCGTCCTGGCGTGCCGGCCTGA
- a CDS encoding phosphoketolase family protein yields MTTVSANTPDAVAPEELQKIHAWWRAANYLNVGQIYLKANPLLKEKLSVDHIKPRLLGHWGTSPGLNLVYVHMNRLIRKYDLDAIYMAGPGHGGPAIIANVWLEGSYSEFYPQISQDEAGMLKLFRQFSTPGGIPSHVSVPTPGSIHEGGELGYVLMHAAGAVMDNPELLVTAVVGDGESETGPLAGSWKSIDFINPVRDGAVLPILHLNGYKISGPTVWARHSDADLRQFFEGQGYAPRFVEGDEPMAVHQAFAVAMEQAVLDIRAIQQTARRDGFDQRPRWPLIVLRTPKGWTGPRIVDGLQVEGTFRAHQVPVADILTKPEHLHILEDWMRSYKPEELFDAQGRFRAEYAELAPAGPRRMSANPQANGGLLTRDLNLPDYADFQVRFEQRARERVESTRVFGTWLREIYRENPDNFRLFCPDETNSNRLGAVFEVTDRCLVSAIEPNDDHVSHDGRVMEVLSEHCCHGWLEGYNLTGRHGLFATYEAFAMIIDSMAMQHAKWIEHSERVPWRAPIPSMNYLLTSTCWRNDHNGFSHQGPGFIDTIIHRKPAVARVYLPPDANCLLSVGDHCFRSRNYLNLIVIDKQPQLQWLTMDEARTHCAKGAGIWEMYSHAPEQPDIVLACAGDIPTQETIAAAWLLRQYAPELKVRVVNVVDLMRLCPSDRHPHGMSDAEFTDLFSTNTPVLFTFHGYPGVIHDLLHGRDAHDQFHVRGYLEEGTTTTPFDMVVLNRISRLHLCLDVLRYVPSLLAKAPELAVYCKSMLEQHESYIREHFDDLPEIKQWVWSD; encoded by the coding sequence ATGACGACTGTCTCTGCCAACACCCCCGACGCTGTTGCACCTGAAGAACTCCAGAAGATCCACGCCTGGTGGCGTGCCGCCAACTATCTGAACGTCGGCCAGATCTATCTCAAGGCCAATCCTCTGCTGAAAGAGAAGCTGAGCGTCGATCACATCAAGCCGCGCCTGCTCGGCCACTGGGGTACCTCGCCGGGCCTGAACCTGGTCTATGTGCACATGAACCGGCTGATCCGCAAATATGATCTGGATGCGATCTACATGGCCGGCCCGGGACATGGCGGCCCGGCCATCATCGCCAATGTCTGGCTGGAAGGCAGCTACAGCGAGTTCTATCCGCAGATCAGCCAGGACGAGGCCGGCATGCTGAAGCTGTTCCGGCAGTTCTCCACGCCGGGTGGTATTCCCAGCCATGTCAGCGTGCCCACGCCCGGTTCCATCCACGAAGGCGGCGAACTGGGTTATGTGCTGATGCATGCCGCCGGCGCGGTGATGGACAATCCCGAGCTGCTGGTCACCGCCGTGGTCGGTGATGGCGAGTCCGAGACCGGCCCGCTGGCCGGCAGCTGGAAGAGCATCGATTTCATCAATCCGGTCCGCGACGGTGCGGTGCTGCCCATCCTGCATCTCAACGGCTACAAGATTTCAGGCCCCACGGTCTGGGCCCGCCACAGCGACGCGGATCTGCGCCAGTTTTTCGAGGGCCAGGGCTATGCGCCCCGCTTCGTGGAGGGTGACGAGCCCATGGCCGTGCACCAGGCCTTTGCCGTGGCGATGGAGCAGGCGGTACTGGATATCCGCGCGATCCAGCAGACGGCCCGTCGCGACGGCTTCGACCAACGGCCGCGCTGGCCCCTGATCGTGCTGCGGACTCCCAAGGGCTGGACCGGACCCAGGATCGTCGACGGCCTGCAGGTGGAAGGCACCTTCCGCGCCCATCAGGTGCCGGTGGCCGATATTCTGACCAAGCCCGAGCATCTGCATATCCTGGAAGACTGGATGCGCAGCTACAAGCCCGAGGAACTGTTCGACGCGCAAGGCCGCTTCCGCGCCGAATATGCCGAACTGGCCCCTGCCGGCCCGCGCCGGATGAGCGCCAACCCGCAGGCCAATGGTGGCTTGCTGACCCGCGACCTGAATCTGCCGGACTATGCCGATTTTCAGGTCCGCTTCGAGCAGCGCGCCCGCGAGCGAGTGGAATCGACCCGAGTCTTCGGAACCTGGCTGCGCGAGATCTACCGCGAGAATCCCGACAATTTCCGGCTGTTCTGTCCCGACGAGACCAACTCCAACCGGCTGGGCGCGGTCTTCGAGGTCACCGACCGCTGTCTGGTCAGCGCCATCGAACCGAATGACGACCATGTCTCGCATGATGGACGGGTCATGGAAGTGCTCAGCGAGCATTGCTGCCATGGCTGGCTGGAAGGCTACAACCTGACCGGTCGCCATGGACTGTTCGCGACCTACGAGGCCTTCGCGATGATCATCGACTCGATGGCGATGCAGCATGCCAAGTGGATCGAGCACAGCGAGCGGGTGCCCTGGCGTGCGCCGATTCCCTCCATGAACTATCTGCTGACCTCCACCTGCTGGCGCAACGACCACAACGGCTTCAGCCACCAGGGACCGGGCTTTATCGATACCATCATCCACCGCAAGCCGGCGGTGGCCCGGGTCTATCTGCCGCCGGATGCCAACTGCCTGCTGTCGGTGGGCGATCACTGCTTCCGCAGCCGCAATTATCTGAACCTGATCGTGATCGACAAGCAGCCCCAGCTGCAATGGCTGACCATGGACGAGGCCAGAACCCATTGCGCCAAGGGGGCCGGCATCTGGGAGATGTACAGCCACGCCCCGGAACAGCCGGATATCGTGCTGGCCTGCGCCGGCGACATTCCTACCCAGGAAACCATCGCCGCCGCCTGGCTGCTGCGCCAGTACGCACCGGAGCTGAAAGTCCGGGTGGTCAATGTCGTCGATCTGATGCGGCTATGCCCTTCGGATCGCCACCCGCACGGGATGAGCGATGCCGAATTCACCGACCTGTTCAGCACCAATACGCCGGTGCTGTTCACCTTCCACGGCTATCCCGGCGTGATCCACGACCTGCTGCACGGGCGTGACGCCCATGACCAGTTCCATGTCCGCGGCTATCTGGAAGAAGGCACCACCACCACCCCCTTCGATATGGTCGTGCTGAACCGCATCAGCCGCCTGCATCTGTGCCTGGACGTGCTGCGCTATGTGCCCAGCCTGCTGGCCAAGGCACCCGAACTGGCGGTGTACTGCAAGTCGATGCTGGAACAGCACGAAAGCTATATCCGCGAACACTTCGACGACCTGCCCGAGATCAAGCAGTGGGTCTGGTCGGATTGA